A portion of the Juglans microcarpa x Juglans regia isolate MS1-56 chromosome 1D, Jm3101_v1.0, whole genome shotgun sequence genome contains these proteins:
- the LOC121268791 gene encoding uncharacterized protein LOC121268791 — MCEDYNFPIGILPKGVRGYNLEPSTGKFSASLASRCSFSLERSYQLKYKSTIRGYISQGKFSSLEGVSVKLFFFWVDIVEVQRKGDSLGFSVGKAGADFPIDNFEECPQCGCGLNCNDGQLKKVRSIPIVSSIG; from the coding sequence ATGTGCGAGGACTACAACTTCCCTATCGGCATCCTCCCTAAAGGTGTGCGAGGCTATAATCTTGAGCCCTCCACGGGAAAATTTTCTGCCTCCTTGGCCAGTCGTTGCAGTTTCTCGCTCGAAAGGTCGTACCAGTTGAAGTACAAATCCACTATCAGAGGTTATATTTCGCAAGGCAAGTTCTCGAGCTTGGAGGGCGTTAGTGTGAAGCTCTTCTTCTTCTGGGTTGACATTGTTGAGGTACAGAGGAAAGGGGATAGTCTCGGATTCTCGGTCGGGAAAGCTGGTGCGGATTTTCCTATTGATAACTTTGAGGAGTGCCCTCAGTGTGGTTGTGGATTGAATTGCAATGATGGGCAACTAAAGAAGGTCAGATCAATCCCAATTGTTTCTTCAATCGGTTGA
- the LOC121255990 gene encoding uncharacterized protein LOC121255990: SEPHSSIQISEPREIPHPSLARVASPSSAQRHPTTPSLCPANPATLLRLPSATTPEAWFFLSPRASVSHTPYLSLRLGSYFLSLGDSKPQLLVEAPKASNAIQFYKAAFGTEELGRTMHPKRKADQELPLILSTQLKLGGSTFLVSDLTDDSTAPCLVHCLGVGLPSLFR, encoded by the exons TCAGAGCCCCATTCGTCCATTCAAATTTCAGAGCCCCGCGAAatacctcatccctctctcgcCCGCGTCGCGTCACCTTCCTCTGCCCAACGCCACCCGACGACGCCGTCTCTCTGTCCAGCGAACCCAGCTACGCTCCTCCGTCTGCCCAGCGCCACCACTCCAGAGGCTTggttctttctctctcctaggGCTAGCGTTTCACACACTCCCTACCTGTCTCTGAGGCTTGGTTCTTATTTTCTGTCCCTCGGAGATTCAAAGCCACAGCTGCTTGTGGAGGCTCCCAAGGCGAGCAACGCCATTCAGTTCTACAAGGCTGCGTTCGGCACTGAGGAGCTCGGCCGTACCATGCACCCCAAGCGCAAAGCCGATCAAGAGctccctctcattctctctaCTCAGTTGAAGCTCGGTGGCTCCACCTTTCTCGTCTCTGACCTCACTGATGACTCTACTGCTCc GTGTTTAGTGCATTGTCTTGGAGTTGGTCTTCCAAGTCTCTTCAGGTAA